The Roseibium sp. Sym1 nucleotide sequence GAACATCGGGCATGTCCAGCTGGTGCTCAAGTCCCTCCTCGACGACCTGGAAGGAGGCGGCCATGGAAAAAATCGCTTCGCCGTGCTGGATGGCGACCACGCGCCTGGTGGTGAAGCTGCCACCGTCGCGAATCCGGTCGACCTCGTAGATGATCGGCACCGACGGATCGCCGGGCCTGAGGAAGTAGCCATGCAGCGAATGCACATGCCTGTCCTCGACAACGGTTCGGGACGCCGCCACCAGCGCCTGGCCGATCACCTGGCCGCCGAACACGCGCTGCCAGCCGACCTGGGGGCTGCGACCACGGAACAGGTTGCGTTCCAGCGGTTCCAGGTCGAGAATCCGGAGTAGGTTGTCAATGGCCGTGTTCATCGGCGCGATCCCTGCTAGATAGTGACCCGGCAGCCCTGCCGGCGTTTTCGGTCTGATGAACGCACTCTTGGACGGCAGCTGACGTTAAAGTCAAGATGCCTTTGGGGAACCTGAAGGCGAGGAGCGGAAGACAATGGCAAAGAAGAAACGTGCCACCGACATGTTCGATGTTGTGATTGCAGGAGGCGGATATGTGGGTCTTTCGCTGGCGGTCGCGTTGAAACAGGGCGATGCCGGTCTCTCCTGCGCGGTCGTCGATCCGAAGCCGATGGCGGACCTGCACAAGGATCCGCGTGCATCGGCGATTGCCGCTGCCGCGTCGCGCATGCTCACGCAGCTCGGCGTCTGGCCGAAGATTGCGGACAAGGCCCAGCCGATCAACGAAATGATCGTGACGGACAGCAAGCTGCGGGACGCGGTCCGGCCGGTGTTCCTGACCTTTGGCGGCGAGGCGAGCGAAGGGGAAGCCTTTGCGCACATGATGCCGAACGGTGTGATGATGCCGGCGCTCTACAAGGCGGCCAAGGCGCTGGGCGTCGAGTTTTTCGCGCCCGGGACGGCCGAGACCTTCCGCAGCCATGCCGATCATGTCGACCTGCAGCTGGAAGATGGCAGCGTCCTGAAAAGCAGGCTTCTTGTGGCCGCTGACGGGGTCCGCTCCAGGCTGCGCGAGCTTGCCGGCATCCGGACGGTCAACTGGGACTACGGCCAGTCCGGCATCGTGACGACGGTGAAACACGAGCGGCCGCATGAGGGCCGGGCCGAGGAGCATTTCCTGCCGGCCGGTCCCTTCGCGATCCTGCCCCTGCCGGGCAACAGGTCTTCTCTGGTCTGGACCGAAAAGACATCGGACGCCGAGCGGCTGGTGCGCTCCGACGAGTTCACGTTCGAGCTCGAGCTGGAGCGCCGTTTCGGCCATCACCTGGGTGCGCTGGAGCTTGACGGCCCACGGCGGGCCTATCCGCTCGGCCTGAAACTTGCGCGCGATTTCGTCAAACCCCGCTTCGCGCTCATTGGCGATGCGGCCCATGGCATTCATCCGATCGCCGGTCAGGGGCTCAACCTGGGTTTCAAGGATGTCGCCGCACTTGCCGAGGTGCTGGTGGAGGCGCGCCGTCTGGGGCAGGACCTGGGAGGCTTCGACGTGCTGGAACGCTATCAGCGCTGGCGGCGCTTCGACACGTTCCAGATGGGCGTCGTCACCGACGTGCTCAACCGGCTGTTTTCCAACGACAACGACATCCTGCGGGCCATGCGGGATTTCGGTCTTGGCGTTGTCGACCGCATGCCTTCGCTGAAATCCCGCTTCATCAAGGAAGCGGCGGGCTTTGCCGGCCCGGTGCCGAAATTGCTTTCCGGGGAACCAATCTGATAGGAATTCGGGGCCCCGTCCCTTTCCGCCGGATTCCGTTTGAATGAATGATTATCCCGAGAGCTTTTCAAAGCCGCGCTCGATCCTGATCACAGGCTGCTCTTCCGGTATCGGTGCTTCGGCGGCCCATATCCTGCGCGGCCGTGACTGGCGGGTGTTTCCGGCGGCACGGCGGCAGGAGGATGTCGACCGGCTGACGGATCTGGGTTTCGAGGCGATCCGACTGGATTACGAGGACGGCGCCAGCATTTCGGCGGCGGCTGACAAGGTTCTGCAGCGGACAGACGGCAAGCTTGAGGCGGTGTTCAACAATGGCGCCTATGCGGTGCCGGGCGCGCTCGAGGACATTCCGGCCAAAGCGATGCGGGCCCTGTTCGAAGCCAATTTCATCGGCTGGCACGAGCTGACCGCACGGCTGATTCCCGCGATGCGCACAAATGGACGGGGCCGGATCGTGCAATGTTCGTCCGTGCTCGGTTTCGTGGCGCTCAAATATCGGGGCGCCTACACGGCATCGAAATTTGCGCTCGAGGCCTACTCGGACACGTTGCGCCAGGAGCTGAAGGGGTCGGGCATTCACGTCAGCCTGATCGAACCCGGCCCGATCGACACGCGGTTTACCGAAAACGCGCTGGCCAATTTCGACCGCTGGATCGGCGCAGAGGGCCTGCAATCCTCCGTACATCGTGAGACGTATGAAAAACGCCGGGTGCGCATGGAAGCGGGAGAACCGGGGCCGTTCAAGCTGCCGCCGGAAGCGGTCGTGAAGAAGCTGGTGCATGCGCTCGAGGCAAAGCGGCCGAAAGCGCGCTATCATGTCACGGTACCGACGACGTTCATGGCCGTGGCAAAACGGGTGTTGCCGACCAGCCTTCTCGACCGGCTCTGTGTCTGGGCGGCCGACAACGAAGAATAGGACTTCAGGCCGGTGATGCGGTGCCTCCGCTGCCGGCCTCACGAGGAAACCAAGATGGCAGACTTCATCAACGTGCTTATCCCGATCGGAATGGCGGCTGTGGCCATTGTGCTTCTGCTCGGGATCTGGAACATGTTCCGCAACGGGCCCGCCAACCGGTCCCAGATGCTGATGCGCTGGCGCGTGGGACTACAGTTCCTGGTTATTGTGCTTGTGATGGGCGGGCTCTATTTTTTCGGCTCCGGTCACTGAATACCGGATTTGAACGCAACAGGGGGCGGGCACAATGGTCGTGCTGAACAAGATCTACACCAAGACCGGAGACGACGGCACCACGGCGCTCGGGTCCGGTGAACGCCGTCGGAAGAACGATCTCAGGATCGAAGCCTATGGAACCGTCGACGAGACCAACGCGGTGGTTGGCCTGGTCCGGCTGCAAACCGCGGAAGCCGCGCCGGAGATCGACGTGACGCTCGGCCGGATCCAGAACGACCTGTTCGATCTCGGCGCGGACCTGGCCACGCCCGAGACGGATCAGGATCTGGGGTACGAGCCGTTGCGGATCACCGACGCCCAGGTGGATGCGATCGAGGAAGCCATCGACAGCCTCAACGCGGATCTCAGCCCGTTGCGATCATTCGTGTTGCCGGGCGGCAGTCCGGCGTCGGCGCATTTGCATCTCGCCCGAACGGTTTCGCGCCGCGCGGAGCGTCTGATGGTGGATCTCGGTGCCCGGGAACAGGTCAATCCCGCCGCCGTGCGCTACATGAACCGTTTGTCCGACTATTTTTTCGTCGCGTCACGCTTTCTGAACGCCAAGGGGACGGACGACGTTCTGTGGGTGCCCGGGCAGAACCGCTGACACTCGCTTCCCTCGCGAAGCGCCCGATCGCATGAGGCCGCCCACCGGATGTTCATTCCCCTTCATGACCACAATCGCCTTGTCCACGTTCCCCTGCCCTACGTGAACCTGGCCATTATCGCAGTCACCGTGCTGATTTTCCTCGTGTTCCAGGACGCCGGAGAGCAGCAGGCCGTCGCCGCGTCGTCCTATTCTTTCGGGTTGATCCCGGTGGTGTTCTTCGACCTGCGCGACCTGGCGCCACAGTTGCAGGTGCTGCCGGAGTGGACATCGGTCGTGACCTACGCCTTCCTGCATGGCGGGTTCATGCATCTCATCGGCAACATGCTGTTCCTGTGGGTGTTCGGAGACAATGTCGAGGACGCCATGGGCCATCTGCGCTATCTGGCCTTCTATCTGGTCTGCGCGGCTGCAGGCGGTCTCGCCTATGCGGTCATGGACGTCAATTCCGAGGTTCCGCTGATCGGTGCCAGCGGTGCGGTGTCCGGCGTGGTCGCGGCCTATCTGATGCTGCATCCGAGGGTTAAGGTCTGGGTGCTGGTGCTGGGGCGCATTCCGGTGCGCCTGACGGCGGTCTGGCTGCTTGGAGCCTGGATCCTTTACCAGGTCTTCAATGCGATCACCGCGGCGGACAGCCAGGTCGCCTGGATCGCGCATATCGGCGGCCTGGCCGCCGGCGCCGTTCTGGTCCTGGTGCTGAGGCGCCCGGGCGTGCCGTTGTTTGACCGAAACCTGGCCTGAACCGCGTTCTTGTCGTCAACCGGAACCGCTACGCCGCCTTCCAGACCGCGTTGGCTTGCCGGCAGGCGACGCCCTTGCGGCGCATGGATTTCCCCGACGCCAGCCTGATCACTTCGTTATAAGAACGACAATAGGTTCCCCTGGTGGTTTTCCAGGTCCTGGTCGGCGTGACCGAACCGCTTGCGCCGCTTTTCGCATTGCGCCAGTTCAGCGTTTTTCCGGAAACCGAATTCTCGAGGGCTTTTTGAAGATTTCTGGTGGCCAGGGTCTGGTCCGAGCGCTGCAATTCAGGCTCTGCGGACAGGGATTCAGGCTCGGGGCCCACCTGTCCGGATGTTGCCGAACAGGACGATACCGTCCCCGCGAACACAATTAGGACCGCTACCCTTTTGGGGAGCCCACCAAATATTCCCGCCAATACCGATCCCGCCTCTTGGATCTATTTCCAGCCGTTCTGGATCGCTTCCTGTTCCTGACCCCTGGAAAGCGGCTTTCCGGAAGGTTCACTGTCGCCGGAAAATTGGCGACCGCCGAATAGTCGCTGCAGAAGACTGCCAGATCCAGGCTTTTCTTGGGCAGAGTTGCCAGAATCGTTGTTGCTTGCGGAATTGGCCGGGGAATTTGCAGTGCTGTCGTCACTGTCCGGAGCGCGTGTCTCGGACTTGCTTTGCGATGACGCGCTGCGATCACTGTCCCTGTCCCGGTCAGAACGACTGCTTCGTTCATTGCGGTCCGACTTGTCATTACGGTCGTTCTTGTCGCCGCGGTCCGACTTGTCATTACGGTCGTTCTTGTCGCTGCGGTCCGATTTGTCACCGCGGTCGCTCTTGTCATTGCGATCCGACCTGTCGCTGCGGTCCTTGCCCCCTCCGCCACCACGTTCGCCGTGCGATTGTGCGGCAGCGGAAATGCTGTCCTTCATGTCGATCAAGGGGCTGAAGAGGACAAGAGAGAACACCATAACCGCTGCCACAGCACCCGGCAGTACGCTAATCATCACAGAGAGGCGGTCTTGCAATGTTATCTGGCGGGTGGGTTTCATCAATTCGGTTTCTTGCGGTTTCTGTTGGGGGCAACGTTGCGAGAGAGCTTTTTTGCTGCCGTCGCTCCCATAACACCCGAGTGTTCTTTCTTCTTCCCGAGAATAGCCCAAAAAAAGTCGGGATAAAAAAGTTTAATTAGGTGTTGTTAGTCGTGAGAGCGGTTTTGCGGAGAACTCCTTGCCTGAAGAAATGTTAAAGACGGAGATGATCCGTCTGCTCCCGAAGCTGAGGAGTTTTGCTTTAAGGCTGTGCCGGAATGCGGATCAGGCGGATGATCTGGTTCAGGCGACCTGTGAGCGTGCGATCCGGTCGCTTGACCAGTTCGATCCGGCGACCAGGCTTGACAGCTGGATGTTCCGAATCCTGCAGAACCTCTATTTCAATACGGTCCGGGACACCGCCAACCGGGCAAGGCTGTTCGATCTGGCCATGCTGGATTTCGAGGAAAGCTATGACGGCGCGAAGGCGGCGGCCAGCAGTCTGGAGCTGCAGCGGGTGCAGGTCTTTATCGGTGAACTTGAAGAGGACAGCCGTGATGTCCTGTTGAAGATCGCCGTGGAAGGCCGGAGTTACAAGGACGTGGCGGAGGAACTCGGCGTTCCGATCGGCACCGTGACCAGCCGGCTGGCCCGGGCGCGGCTCAAATTGCGCGAATGGCTGGAGGCCAAGGATGCCGGGCCGCAAGCCAGGCTTCGCACTATGCCAGGGGGTGTGGGATGACTTTTGACGAAAGGCGCGAGCAGATCCTGCTTGCCAAGGATATCGGCAAGGTACTGGACGGGGAATGCGCCGAAGAAGAACGCGCGGCGCTGCGCGAACGCATCGAGAAACTGGATGGCGGCCCGGAGCTCATGCAGCAGATGGCGGCAGACAACTCGGCACTCCAGAAAGCTGTACCAGCCGCCGTACCCGATGCCTCGATGGAGCGCTTCCAGTCGCTGATCGACCGGGAATTTGCCAGGCGCAGCCGTCCGGCAGGCGCGGGCGCGCCGTGGACAGGTGTCGTCGCGCAGATGGCGGCGGCGCTTGTGCTGATCGCCGGCACCTTCGCCTTCACCACCTACTGGATGCAATCGCGCATGGACGACGCGGTGTCCTCGCTGGCCGCCCACATGGAAACCGAACGGATCCTGCTGGCGCAAACGGTGCAGGAGGCCCTTGAGACCAAGGTGAGCGGGGAACCGGTCCTCATCGGCCAGGAAGGCGCCTGGAGCGAGGTCCTCACCCCGATCAAGACCTACCGCAGCAAAAGCGGGCACTGGTGCCGGCAGTATCTGCGCCAGACCACGTTCGGCGGCCTTGACCTGTCCATCAGGGGAACGGCGTGCCGGGACGTCAACGGAACCTGGACCACGGTATTCGCGGAGCCGGTGTCCGACAAATTCTCTCCGGAAACGCCAGGCATCTAAAAAAACACCGGGGACCTTCGGGATCCCCGGCCAGGGTCTGGCGTAAAGGGTTTTGCGCCCGCCAGACCCGATTTTCCAAGCCTTGCTGCGCTGCCGAACTATCATCATTGCGACGCATGCTTTTCCAGGCACGGCAAATTGCCGCCTTAGACCTTTTACCGCAATTGACAGCCGCCGCATCGGTCAGTACCGTCCCGCGCCATGCGCCACGGTTGGCTCATTTCCGCCATTTGTGACCTAACGTCATCTGGGGGATGTGGCCTGAAGATGCGGTGCGGTGAAAGCCGGCCCAGCAAGAGGTTGAGACCAAATGAAAATCCTCGTACCCGTGAAGCGGGTCATTGACTACAACGTGAAGGTTCGCGTCAAAGCGGACGGTTCCGGCGTCGATCTCGCCAACGTCAAGATGTCGATGAATCCGTTTGACGAAATCTCCGTTGAAGAAGCCCTGCGGCTGAAGGAAGCCGGCAAGGCGAGTGAAGTGATCGTCGTCTCCGTGGGGCCGCAACAGGCTACCGAGACGCTGCGCACGGGCCTCGCAATGGGCGCGGACCGCGGCATCCTTGTCAAAACCGACGAGACCACGGAACCGCTCGCTGTCGCGAAAATCCTGAAAGGGATCGTCGAAGCCGAAGAGCCGGGTCTCGTGGTCGTGGGCAAACAGGCCATCGACGACGACTGCAACCAGACCGGCCAGATGCTGGCCGCCCTGCTCGGCTGGAGCCAGGGAACGTTCGCTTCCAAGGTCGATCTCGGTGACGGCACCGTGGACGTCACCCGTGAGGTCGATGGCGGCCTGCAGACCGTCAAGCTGAAGCTTCCGGCCGTCGTTACGACCGACCTGCGCCTCAACGAGCCGCGTTATGCGTCGCTGCCGAATATCATGAAGGCGAAGAAGAAGCCGATCGACGAGAAGACTCCCGAGGATTTCGGTGTCGATGTCGCGCCGCGCCTGACCGTGGTTTCCACCGCCGAGCCGGCCTCGCGCCAGGCCGGCATCAAGGTCGGATCGGTCGGCGAGCTTGTCGACAAACTCAAGAACGAGGCCGGCGTCCTTTAAGGACCGCTGCAGGAGGAAAACTCTCATGACAACACTTCTTGTGGCTGAACATGCCGGCGGCGCACTCAACGACGCCACGGCCAAGGCCCTGACCGCCGCGGTGGCTCTTGGCGGCGATGTTCATATCCTGGTGGCCGGAAAAGGCGTCCAGGGCGTTGCCGAGGAGGCTGCAAAGCTTTCCGGCGCAGCCAAGGTCCTGGTGGCCGAAAGCGACGCGCTCGAGCATCAGCTGGCCGAGCCGACCGCCGACCTGATCGTCGGCCTGGCCGGCGATTATGACGCCATCGTTGCCCCGGCGACCGCCAACGGCAAGAACACCCTGCCGCGCGTTGCCGCGCTGCTGGACGTGATGCAGATCTCCGACATCACCGCCGTCGTCGATGCCGAGACCTTCGAGCGTCCGATCTATGCGGGCAACGCCATCCAGACCGTCAAGTCGGGTGACCCGAAAAAGGTGATCACCGTGCGGACGTCCACGTTTGCCGCCGCTGAAGCCGGTGGTTCGGCCACGATCGAAACAGTCGGTGGTACCGACGGAGCCGGGCTTTCGGAATTTGTCGGCGAGGAACTGTCCAAGTCCGACCGTCCGGAACTGACCTCCGCGAAGATCATCATTTCCGGTGGCCGCGCGCTCGGGTCTTCGGAAAAGTTCCAGGAAGTCATCATGCCGGTCGCCGATGCCCTGGGCGCCGCGGTCGGTGCGTCCCGCGCCGCCGTCGACGCGGGCTACGCCCCGAACGACTGGCAGGTGGGCCAGACCGGCAAGGTGGTGGCGCCGGATCTCTATATTGCCTGCGGTATTTCCGGTGCCATCCAGCACCTCGCCGGCATGAAGGACAGCAAGGTGATCGTCGCGATCAACAAGGACGAGGAAGCGCCGATCTTTCAGGTCGCCGACTACGGCCTGGTCGCGGATCTCTTCGATGTCCTGCCCGAATTGAAGGCTGCCGTCGAGTAAGACCTGCGGCAAATTGATCACGGACCCCGGGGTGAATGACAGTTTTCGCTCCGGGGTTCTTGCTGTTCGGCGCAAGACTTGCCAAAAATAGCCGCAACCCGATCATTCGGGATGTTTCTAAGGATCGGATTTTACGGATGGCAGTCGAAATCAAGAAAGTCGGCGTGATCGGCGCTGGTCAGATGGGCAGCGGGATTGCGCATGTGTGCGCACTTGCCGGCTTCGACGTGGGTTTGAGCGACCTTTCCATGGAACGGATCGAGTCGGGCCTTGCCTCGATCAACGGCAACCTGGCCCGCCAGGTCTCCAAATCCCAGATCAGCGAAGATGAACGCAAGGCGGCACTGGACCGGATCAAGCCGGCGGAAGACCTCGACCTTTTGCGCGACGCGGACCTTGTGATTGAATCCGCCGTCGAAAACGAGCAGGTGAAACGCAAGATCTTCTCCCAGCTCTGCCCGATCCTGAAGCCCGAAGCCATTCTGGCAACCAACACCTCGTCGATTTCCATCACCCGGCTTGCCGCCACGACGGACCGCCCGGAGCGGTTCATCGGCATTCATTTCATGAACCCGGTCCCGCTCATGGAGCTTGTGGAACTGGTTCGCGGCATTGCCACGGAAGACGAGACCTTCGAGGCGTCGAAAGGTTTCTGCGACCGGCTGGGCAAACAGATCGCCGTGGCGGAGGATTTCCCGGCCTTCATGGTCAACCGCATCCTGCTGCCGATGATCAACGAGGCGATCTACACGCTTTACGAAGGCGTGGGTTCGGTGGAATCCATCGACAAGGCCATGCGCCTGGGCGCCAATCATCCGATGGGACCTCTTCAGCTGGCCGATTTCATCGGTCTGGACACCTGCCTGTCGATCATGCAGGTGCTCTATGAAGGCCTGGCCGACACCAAGTACCGCCCGTGCCCGCTGCTGGTGAAATATGTCGAGGCCGGCTGGCTCGGCCGCAAGACCCAGCGCGGTTTCTACGATTACCGCGGAGAGCATCCGGTTCCGACCCGCTGACGCAATGAATCTTGCCCGTTACTGCCTGACCAATGCCGCGCCCGATCCGGACAAGACGGCGCTGGAAGTGGTCGGTGCGGGCGGAGCTCTGCTGGAGCGGTGGAGCTTCGGCGCGCTGACGCAGGCGGTGCTTGCGGTTGCCGCCGGCCTGCAAGAGACCGGGCTCCGCCGGGGGGATCGTGTTCTCCTGCGGATCGGACATTCCAGTGATTTTCCGCTGCTGTTCTTCGGTGCGATCGCCGCGGGTGGTGTTCCCATTCCCACGTCCTCGCAACTGACCGGCACTGAAGCGGGCGCGATCCTGGCGGACAGCGGTGCCCGGCTTCTTCTGCATGACGGCGGCACGTCCCTGCCCGGCGACCCGGGTGAGGTGATCTTTATCGGGCCGGAAGCGATTGCCGAACTCAAACGCACGCCACCGGGCGGGTTTGCGGACACGGCATGGGATGATCCCGCATTCCTGATCTATACCTCCGGTACCAGCGGCAAGCCGAAGGGTGTCCTGCACGCGCAGCGGGCGGCGGCCGCGAGACGCCCCATGGACCGTGGCTGGTACGGCATGTGCGCCGGGGACCGGTTGTTGCATGCCGGAGCCTTCAACTGGACCTATACGCTGGGGGCGGGCCTGATGGACCCCTGGGCAAACGGGGCGACCAGCATTGTCTATGACGGTCCGCGCGACCCGGATCTCTGGCCTGACATCCTGACCGCCAGCCGCGCAACGCTTTTTGCCGCCGTGCCGAGCCTGTACCGCCGGATCCTGAAATACGGCGCGGTCACGCCGCGGAGCTTTCCGGACCTGCGTCACGGACTGACGGCCGGCGAGGCGCTGTCCGCAAGTCTTTACGAGGACTGGAAAACCCGAAGCGGGCGTGACCTTTACGAGGCGCTCGGCATGAGCGAGATCTCGACCTATCTGTCCAGCGGTCCGGACGTGCCTGTGAAACCGGGCTCCCCCGGCAAGCCGCAGGTTGGTCGCAAGGTCACGGTCCTGAGCGAATCAGGCGATGCCGGGGAAGCCGCGGCAACGAACGAACCGGGTCTCCTGGCCGTACACCGGGAAGAGCCCGGGCTGATGCTGAGCTACTGGAACAATCCGGAAGAAACCCGGGCGGCCTTCAGGGGCGACTGGTTTCTCACGGGTGACCGGGCGCGGGTGGATGCGGACGGCTACTACTGGTATGAGGGCCGGGCCGACGACCTGATGAACGCCTTCGGCTACCGGGTGGCGCCGGAAGAGGTGGAACGCGTCCTGGCCGCCGATCCGCAGGTCCAGGAGGTCGCCGTGACCTCGGTGCCGACCCGCGACGGTATCAGCCTGATAACCGCTTTCGTGGTCCCCGTGGACCCGGCCGGTTTCGACACCGACCGGCTGGCTGCGCACGCAGTGGAGAACCTCGCGGAATACAAGCGGCCGAAAGTCTATCGCGTGCTCGAAGACTTGCCACGAACACCCTCCGGCAAGGTCCGTCGCTCCGTCCTCCGGCACGAGCCGGGCAGCTGACGGAGCTGCATGTGTTAACGCCCGTTTAAGGCGCGGCCGATAGAGTGCGCGGGAATCGAGGAGTTCCAGATGGACAGCATCGGCATTGCCAACACATTCGTTGCACAGTCCCAGGCCGAAACGGCCCAGGCGCTGCAATCCAAAATGCTGAAAATGGCCGCCCAGCAGGATGCCAATCTGGTGGCGCTTCTGCAGCAGGGTGCCGACAACCTGCAGTCGGCCCAGGCCGCGCCCGCACCGGGCCTTGGCGGCACCGTCGACGTGACCGCCTGATCCCGGCACCCCTTTCCGTTTCTTAACCCGATACAGCCGCCCGGACCGTTCCGAGCGGCCTTTTCGTGTCGGCTTCCGGCCCTGGGCTGCCCAGTCGCGATTTGCGTGCGCGGTTCCAGCCGGAGCGTAAATCGTTTTCTTTCAATGCCTTGGCGTGAAAAGTGTTAAATTTTAGATAAATTTCACGCAACCCTCAGTATTCGATTAACTCTGACCTAAGGTAAGTGTTCGTCTTTACCTTTAAGTTCAGCTATTTGTTTCAATATGATATCGCAGTATCGTATCCAAGGATTGGAACGAAGATGCCTGAAGCAATAGGATATGGATCAAGTCAGGCGTTTCAGCCGACCGTAGACTCTTCGAGAGCCAAGCAGATCGCCGAACAGGCAGAGGTAATCAAGGCGAAACGGTCGGAAGCAGCTGCGGAAAAAGCGCAAATCGCAGCGCAGTTCAGCACAAACCGGGCCGAGTATCTCAGTCTGAAAGCTGAACAGCTGGAAAGCCGCGCAGAAACGCGCCGCCTGGAAGAAGGGCTCGGGACCCAGATCAACATTCTGGCCTAGGAGCCCGCAGGACCGGAGAATGCCGGCCGCAGGCGTAACCCCATCACCACGCCAAGGGAGTACCGTAATGGCGAGTGTATCCGACAGCACCTCCTCCTCGGCCGCCTACAGCGCCGCAAGTGTTCGAAATGAACTGGCCGCCAACGCGGTCAAGGATCAGAACGATCAGGAGCGGCAGGTTGCGGAACGGCTGGAAGACGCCCAGGCGACCCAGGAAGAGGACCGCCGCGAACAGCGCCAGATTCCGGGTCTCGGCAACGCCGTCGACATCACGGTCTGACGGCTGGTACGGCGCCGTCAGGCGCCGGTGGGCTTGATCACCGATTCAATTAATGCCTTGGCCTCGCCGGATGCCCATTCGGCGGGGCCATACATTGTTCCGATCTCGCACCCCTCGGGGCCAACCAGGATCGTGGTCGGCAATCCGGTCGCGCGGGCAACCTTTCTCAGGTCCTGAAGCAGCTTGTTTGAACTGTCCTGGTAGAACGCGAGGTCGCTGACACCGATTTCGGACAGGAACGCCTTCGGCTTGTCCGGACCGCCCCGGTCGAGATTGACCGCAACCACCTCAAATCCGTCGCCGCCCAGATCCGCCTGCAGCTCGTCCAGCGCGGGCATTTCCGCGCGGCAGGGCGCGCACCAGGTGGCCCAGAGATTGAGAAGGACCGTCTTGTCCCTGAAATCCGCCAGGGTCACCGGCTGGCCGTCCTCCCCCGCAAATGTCAGATTCTGAAGGTCGAGCGGCTCACTCGCGGGCAGGAACGCGGCCACTTCTCCGGTCGCGAACGGCTTGGCGGCACCGGCCGCGTTCAGTGCCGCTGTGCAGCTTTGCGTGTCGGCGATATTGCCATTCGGTCCAACGATCACGTATAGAGCCGCTACGGCGGCCACTGCACCGGCGAGCCCGGCGGCAAAAAGGCCGCGTCTGGAGCTTTTTGCGGGTTCGGTTGGCTTGGTCATTCGTTCACACCCCTCGACGGGGCGCCTTCTAAAGGACAGGACATGAGCAATCGCATGTGGGGAGGCCGGTTCGCCGAGGGACCGGACGCCATCATGGAGGAGATCAACGCCTCCATCGACTACGACCGGAAGCTATATAGGCAAGACATCGACGGCTCGAAAGCCCATGTGCGCATGCTCGCTGAAAAAGACATCGTGA carries:
- a CDS encoding ubiquinone biosynthesis hydroxylase, producing the protein MAKKKRATDMFDVVIAGGGYVGLSLAVALKQGDAGLSCAVVDPKPMADLHKDPRASAIAAAASRMLTQLGVWPKIADKAQPINEMIVTDSKLRDAVRPVFLTFGGEASEGEAFAHMMPNGVMMPALYKAAKALGVEFFAPGTAETFRSHADHVDLQLEDGSVLKSRLLVAADGVRSRLRELAGIRTVNWDYGQSGIVTTVKHERPHEGRAEEHFLPAGPFAILPLPGNRSSLVWTEKTSDAERLVRSDEFTFELELERRFGHHLGALELDGPRRAYPLGLKLARDFVKPRFALIGDAAHGIHPIAGQGLNLGFKDVAALAEVLVEARRLGQDLGGFDVLERYQRWRRFDTFQMGVVTDVLNRLFSNDNDILRAMRDFGLGVVDRMPSLKSRFIKEAAGFAGPVPKLLSGEPI
- a CDS encoding SDR family oxidoreductase, whose amino-acid sequence is MNDYPESFSKPRSILITGCSSGIGASAAHILRGRDWRVFPAARRQEDVDRLTDLGFEAIRLDYEDGASISAAADKVLQRTDGKLEAVFNNGAYAVPGALEDIPAKAMRALFEANFIGWHELTARLIPAMRTNGRGRIVQCSSVLGFVALKYRGAYTASKFALEAYSDTLRQELKGSGIHVSLIEPGPIDTRFTENALANFDRWIGAEGLQSSVHRETYEKRRVRMEAGEPGPFKLPPEAVVKKLVHALEAKRPKARYHVTVPTTFMAVAKRVLPTSLLDRLCVWAADNEE
- a CDS encoding twin transmembrane helix small protein, which codes for MADFINVLIPIGMAAVAIVLLLGIWNMFRNGPANRSQMLMRWRVGLQFLVIVLVMGGLYFFGSGH
- a CDS encoding cob(I)yrinic acid a,c-diamide adenosyltransferase gives rise to the protein MVVLNKIYTKTGDDGTTALGSGERRRKNDLRIEAYGTVDETNAVVGLVRLQTAEAAPEIDVTLGRIQNDLFDLGADLATPETDQDLGYEPLRITDAQVDAIEEAIDSLNADLSPLRSFVLPGGSPASAHLHLARTVSRRAERLMVDLGAREQVNPAAVRYMNRLSDYFFVASRFLNAKGTDDVLWVPGQNR
- a CDS encoding rhomboid family intramembrane serine protease, with the protein product MFIPLHDHNRLVHVPLPYVNLAIIAVTVLIFLVFQDAGEQQAVAASSYSFGLIPVVFFDLRDLAPQLQVLPEWTSVVTYAFLHGGFMHLIGNMLFLWVFGDNVEDAMGHLRYLAFYLVCAAAGGLAYAVMDVNSEVPLIGASGAVSGVVAAYLMLHPRVKVWVLVLGRIPVRLTAVWLLGAWILYQVFNAITAADSQVAWIAHIGGLAAGAVLVLVLRRPGVPLFDRNLA
- a CDS encoding RT0821/Lpp0805 family surface protein gives rise to the protein MQRSDQTLATRNLQKALENSVSGKTLNWRNAKSGASGSVTPTRTWKTTRGTYCRSYNEVIRLASGKSMRRKGVACRQANAVWKAA
- a CDS encoding RNA polymerase sigma factor — encoded protein: MIRLLPKLRSFALRLCRNADQADDLVQATCERAIRSLDQFDPATRLDSWMFRILQNLYFNTVRDTANRARLFDLAMLDFEESYDGAKAAASSLELQRVQVFIGELEEDSRDVLLKIAVEGRSYKDVAEELGVPIGTVTSRLARARLKLREWLEAKDAGPQARLRTMPGGVG
- a CDS encoding electron transfer flavoprotein subunit beta/FixA family protein codes for the protein MKILVPVKRVIDYNVKVRVKADGSGVDLANVKMSMNPFDEISVEEALRLKEAGKASEVIVVSVGPQQATETLRTGLAMGADRGILVKTDETTEPLAVAKILKGIVEAEEPGLVVVGKQAIDDDCNQTGQMLAALLGWSQGTFASKVDLGDGTVDVTREVDGGLQTVKLKLPAVVTTDLRLNEPRYASLPNIMKAKKKPIDEKTPEDFGVDVAPRLTVVSTAEPASRQAGIKVGSVGELVDKLKNEAGVL
- a CDS encoding electron transfer flavoprotein subunit alpha/FixB family protein, which produces MTTLLVAEHAGGALNDATAKALTAAVALGGDVHILVAGKGVQGVAEEAAKLSGAAKVLVAESDALEHQLAEPTADLIVGLAGDYDAIVAPATANGKNTLPRVAALLDVMQISDITAVVDAETFERPIYAGNAIQTVKSGDPKKVITVRTSTFAAAEAGGSATIETVGGTDGAGLSEFVGEELSKSDRPELTSAKIIISGGRALGSSEKFQEVIMPVADALGAAVGASRAAVDAGYAPNDWQVGQTGKVVAPDLYIACGISGAIQHLAGMKDSKVIVAINKDEEAPIFQVADYGLVADLFDVLPELKAAVE